From Aerosticca soli, a single genomic window includes:
- a CDS encoding GMC family oxidoreductase, protein MYDYIIVGAGSAGCVLANRLSADPSVRVCLIEAGPKDKSPLIHTPIGILSLMWSRKLNWRYYTEPQPHLDNRRLYWPRGKTLGGSSSTNAMIYTRGHRWDYDHWAELGNRGWSYEELLPYFRKAENREAGGDEYHGTGGPLNVARLRKPNELSKAFVEAGVQAGYPRNDDFNGPEQEGVGLYEVTQKNGRRWSAAQAYLREAESRPNLDIVTDALVTRILLEGRRAVGVELRRRGVRQTLRAAAEVIVSGGAINSPQLLMLSGIGPAEELRRHGIEVRHSLPGVGRNLQDHLDVMIVHKCRKAVSYGFALDSLYKGVFALFEYLRKRQGMFATNGAEAGGFVRSGDDQAIPDLQFHLTAMRLDNHGLNLPFLFGHGYSLHICELRPKSRGYISLNSADPAEPAHIQPNYLEAPEDMEKMVRAVKVGRAVLAQPAFDPYRGAEIFPGERVRSDDEIRDFVRRKANTIYHPVGTCKMGQDDSAVVDERLRVRGMEGLRVIDASIMPTLVGGNTNAPTIAIAEKGAEMILEDRKRGREPSATVAVAAAQ, encoded by the coding sequence ATGTACGATTACATCATTGTCGGCGCGGGTTCGGCGGGCTGTGTGCTGGCGAACCGGCTCAGCGCGGATCCGAGCGTGCGGGTGTGTCTGATCGAGGCGGGGCCCAAGGACAAGTCCCCGCTCATCCACACGCCGATCGGCATCCTGTCGCTGATGTGGAGCCGCAAGCTGAACTGGCGCTACTACACCGAGCCACAGCCCCATCTCGACAATCGCCGCCTCTATTGGCCGCGCGGCAAGACCCTGGGCGGCTCGAGCTCCACCAACGCGATGATCTACACCCGCGGTCACCGCTGGGACTACGACCACTGGGCCGAGCTGGGCAACCGGGGGTGGAGCTACGAGGAGCTGCTGCCCTACTTCCGCAAGGCCGAGAACCGCGAGGCCGGGGGCGACGAATACCACGGCACCGGCGGGCCGCTCAACGTCGCCCGCTTGCGCAAGCCCAACGAGCTCTCCAAGGCCTTCGTCGAGGCGGGGGTGCAGGCCGGCTATCCCCGCAACGACGACTTCAACGGTCCCGAGCAGGAGGGGGTGGGCCTCTACGAGGTCACCCAGAAGAACGGCCGGCGCTGGAGCGCGGCGCAGGCCTACCTGCGCGAGGCCGAGAGCCGTCCCAATCTGGATATCGTCACCGACGCGCTGGTCACGCGGATCCTGCTCGAGGGCAGGCGCGCGGTGGGGGTCGAGCTCCGGCGTCGCGGGGTCCGGCAGACCCTGCGCGCCGCCGCCGAGGTGATCGTCTCGGGGGGCGCCATCAACTCGCCGCAGCTCCTGATGCTCTCCGGCATCGGGCCGGCCGAGGAGCTGCGGCGGCACGGCATCGAGGTCCGGCATTCGCTGCCGGGGGTCGGCCGCAACCTCCAGGATCACCTCGATGTCATGATCGTGCACAAGTGCCGCAAGGCGGTCTCGTACGGGTTCGCCCTGGATTCCCTGTACAAGGGGGTCTTCGCGCTGTTCGAGTACCTGCGCAAGCGCCAGGGCATGTTCGCCACCAACGGCGCCGAGGCCGGCGGTTTCGTGCGCAGCGGCGACGACCAGGCCATACCCGATCTGCAGTTCCACCTCACGGCGATGCGCCTCGACAACCACGGCCTGAACCTGCCCTTCCTCTTCGGCCACGGCTATTCGCTGCACATCTGCGAGCTCCGCCCGAAGAGCCGGGGCTACATCTCGCTCAATAGCGCCGACCCGGCCGAGCCGGCGCACATCCAGCCCAACTACCTCGAGGCGCCGGAGGACATGGAGAAGATGGTGCGCGCGGTCAAGGTCGGGCGGGCGGTGCTCGCTCAGCCGGCCTTCGATCCCTACCGCGGGGCGGAGATCTTCCCCGGCGAACGGGTCCGGAGCGACGACGAGATCCGGGATTTCGTGCGCCGGAAGGCGAACACCATTTACCACCCCGTGGGGACGTGCAAGATGGGACAGGACGACTCGGCCGTGGTCGACGAGCGCCTGCGGGTGCGCGGAATGGAGGGTTTGCGCGTCATCGACGCCTCCATCATGCCCACGCTCGTCGGCGGCAACACCAACGCGCCCACCATCGCGATCGCCGAGAAGGGCGCGGAGATGATTCTCGAGGACCGCAAGCGCGGCCGGGAGCCGAGCGCGACCGTGGCGGTCGCGGCGGCCCAGTGA
- a CDS encoding sugar 3,4-ketoisomerase — translation MSESDRIVRPGAVVTRDVPPHAVVAGNPAQIVGYTDVAAAATQIAASRAPENPGATPSRVRGVTLHKLPKVLDLRGNLTVGEFGRTLPFEARRYFMVFGVPNAEVRGEHAHRTCHQFLVCAHGSLSVVADDGSMREEFVLDDPSVGLHLPPLTWGIQYKYSPDAVLLVFASEYYDPAEYIRDYGEFLELAAAGNIR, via the coding sequence ATGAGCGAGAGTGACCGCATCGTCCGGCCCGGGGCCGTCGTGACGCGCGACGTTCCGCCCCATGCGGTCGTCGCCGGGAACCCTGCACAGATCGTCGGGTACACCGATGTCGCAGCTGCGGCCACCCAGATTGCCGCATCGCGTGCCCCGGAGAACCCCGGGGCCACGCCTAGCCGCGTGCGCGGTGTCACGCTGCACAAATTACCGAAGGTGCTCGATCTCCGCGGCAATCTCACCGTCGGCGAATTCGGACGCACCCTGCCTTTCGAGGCGCGCCGCTACTTCATGGTATTTGGTGTTCCCAATGCGGAAGTGCGCGGGGAACATGCGCATCGGACGTGTCACCAGTTCCTCGTCTGTGCGCACGGCAGTCTTTCGGTCGTGGCAGATGACGGTTCTATGCGTGAGGAGTTTGTGCTAGACGATCCCAGCGTTGGTCTCCATCTTCCACCGCTGACGTGGGGGATCCAGTACAAGTACTCGCCCGACGCAGTTCTGCTGGTATTTGCATCCGAGTACTACGACCCCGCCGAGTACATTAGGGACTATGGGGAGTTTCTGGAACTTGCGGCTGCGGGGAACATTCGATGA
- a CDS encoding type II toxin-antitoxin system mRNA interferase toxin, RelE/StbE family, protein MLLLIGNDAPLSPEWLDHPLEGDWVDHRECHIGGDFLLIYRLDGNAIVFVRAGTHSELFEEGFRHAVTTCRCAAPSVGSGPAGTGAGSYAMTGQRVLRSACAVAARKQRAHRQRRDLQSSV, encoded by the coding sequence ATGCTGCTGCTCATTGGCAACGACGCGCCGCTGAGCCCCGAATGGCTGGACCACCCGCTCGAGGGCGATTGGGTAGACCACCGTGAATGCCACATCGGTGGCGACTTTCTTCTGATCTACCGCTTGGATGGAAACGCCATCGTCTTTGTGCGTGCGGGCACGCATTCTGAATTGTTCGAAGAAGGTTTCAGGCACGCCGTAACCACCTGCCGCTGCGCGGCCCCGTCAGTCGGCAGCGGCCCCGCTGGAACCGGAGCTGGCTCATACGCCATGACCGGCCAGCGGGTTTTGCGATCCGCATGCGCCGTGGCAGCGCGCAAGCAACGAGCTCACCGCCAACGGCGTGATCTTCAAAGCTCGGTATAA
- a CDS encoding IS5 family transposase — protein sequence MFACPATEDFFRARLDQMIDLRHPLAVLTSRMPWQELEARLSHLFMRKARAGVAMPDLDLFGESPVRAARASNAGRPRVPLRVMIALLYLKHAFNESDEGVVERWGETPTWQFFSGRAYFEHRRPCDATTLVKFRRLLGEEGVEELLAQTINVAVGTGLIKPQELKRVVVDTTVQPKAVAHPTDSRLLETARTKLVQAAKQAGIALKQTFAKEGKDLSRKAGRYAHARQFARMRRVIKRQRTIVARLQREIERKAARLGQAIREALGETLNKAVRIVAQTANRKATEEGRKLYAWHAPEVECINKGKARCPYEFGVKVGIVSTLKHSLILGARAFHGNPYDGHTLQAQIEQATILMQDTGIKPSTAFADLGYRGVEADIADVRLAHRGKIKRLTHEERKLLKRRQAIEPVIGHLKQDHRMDRCHLKGEQGDRLHAVLCAAGYNIRWLLRMITKKGVPFLRRAFLRLIAAVRLIGRWLAQRRPTETSGANPAQLRLRAA from the coding sequence ATGTTTGCCTGCCCCGCCACCGAGGACTTCTTCCGCGCCCGGCTCGATCAGATGATCGACCTGCGCCATCCGCTGGCGGTGCTGACCTCGCGCATGCCGTGGCAGGAGTTGGAAGCAAGGCTGTCGCACCTGTTCATGCGCAAAGCGCGCGCAGGTGTCGCGATGCCCGATCTGGACCTCTTTGGCGAATCTCCGGTGCGCGCAGCTCGGGCGTCCAACGCAGGCCGACCCCGCGTGCCGCTGCGCGTGATGATCGCGCTGCTGTATCTGAAGCACGCCTTCAACGAGTCGGACGAAGGGGTGGTCGAGCGCTGGGGCGAAACCCCCACATGGCAGTTCTTCTCGGGGCGGGCGTACTTTGAACATCGCCGGCCGTGCGACGCCACGACGCTGGTGAAGTTTCGCCGGCTGCTGGGCGAGGAGGGGGTGGAAGAACTCCTGGCGCAGACGATCAACGTGGCGGTGGGAACCGGACTCATCAAGCCGCAGGAACTCAAGCGCGTGGTGGTGGACACCACCGTACAACCCAAGGCGGTGGCGCACCCGACCGACAGCCGCTTGCTCGAGACCGCGCGCACCAAGCTGGTGCAAGCAGCCAAGCAAGCCGGCATCGCCTTGAAGCAGACCTTTGCCAAGGAAGGCAAAGACCTCAGCCGCAAGGCAGGACGCTATGCGCACGCGCGGCAGTTCGCACGCATGCGCCGGGTCATCAAGCGTCAGCGCACCATCGTGGCCAGACTGCAGCGCGAGATCGAGCGCAAGGCTGCCCGCCTGGGGCAGGCCATACGCGAAGCGCTCGGTGAGACCTTGAACAAGGCTGTGCGCATCGTGGCGCAAACCGCCAACCGCAAGGCCACCGAAGAGGGACGCAAGCTCTACGCCTGGCACGCGCCGGAGGTGGAGTGCATCAACAAGGGCAAGGCCCGCTGCCCTTACGAGTTCGGCGTCAAGGTCGGCATTGTCAGCACCTTGAAGCACAGCCTGATCTTGGGCGCACGGGCCTTCCACGGCAACCCCTACGACGGCCACACGCTGCAAGCCCAGATTGAGCAGGCCACCATCCTGATGCAGGACACTGGCATCAAGCCCAGCACAGCGTTTGCCGATCTGGGCTACCGCGGGGTGGAAGCCGACATTGCGGATGTGCGCCTGGCGCACCGCGGCAAGATCAAGCGCCTGACGCACGAGGAGCGCAAGCTGCTCAAGCGCCGCCAGGCCATCGAGCCGGTCATCGGGCACTTGAAGCAGGATCACCGCATGGACAGGTGCCATCTCAAGGGCGAGCAGGGTGACCGGCTGCACGCGGTGCTGTGCGCGGCGGGCTACAACATCCGCTGGCTGCTGCGCATGATCACGAAGAAGGGCGTGCCCTTCTTGAGGCGAGCTTTTTTGCGCCTCATTGCGGCCGTGCGCCTCATCGGCCGGTGGCTCGCCCAGCGGCGGCCAACCGAGACCAGTGGCGCCAACCCTGCCCAGCTGCGGCTAAGGGCGGCGTGA
- a CDS encoding type II toxin-antitoxin system RelE/ParE family toxin — MSEPWRVRLAASAEADLLDIAAWTAERFGSRQAGYYVDTVTQAIEALHEGPDILGAKARDDIAPGIRTLHVARQGRKGRHFVVFRVAPGRVIEVLRLLHDSMDLSRHWPNDDAEIQ, encoded by the coding sequence ATGAGCGAGCCGTGGCGCGTTCGCCTGGCCGCCAGTGCCGAGGCCGATCTGCTCGACATCGCGGCGTGGACGGCGGAGCGCTTCGGTTCCCGGCAGGCTGGGTACTACGTCGACACCGTGACACAAGCCATCGAGGCCTTGCACGAGGGGCCCGACATCCTGGGGGCCAAAGCGAGGGACGACATCGCGCCCGGCATTCGCACCCTGCATGTGGCGCGGCAGGGCAGAAAGGGCCGTCACTTCGTCGTGTTCCGGGTTGCCCCGGGGCGAGTCATCGAGGTGCTCCGCCTGCTTCACGACAGTATGGATCTGTCGAGGCATTGGCCGAACGATGACGCTGAAATCCAGTGA
- a CDS encoding alkene reductase, protein MQAQPLFTPIELGGIELKNRIVMAPMTRSRAIGNVPNELMARYYGLRAAAGLIVAEGTSPSPNGLGYPRIPGIFSPAQVAGWRQVTQAVHAGAGRIFVQLMHTGRVGHPANLPPGARLLAPSAIAAPGEIWTDTQGMQPYPTPSAMSEADIAAAIEEFAQGCRNAIEAGFDGVELHGANGYLIDQFLNTASNQRDDRWGGSIENRIRFAVEVARAAAAAIGAHRVGMRISPYGVFNGMQPDADTDALYVRLAQELSDISLVYLHIVDHSSMGAPEVPMTIKTRLREVFKHRYILSGGYDAARANADLATGRCDLVAFGRPFIANPDLVERLRTGAPLKTPDERTFYTPGPEGYTEL, encoded by the coding sequence ATGCAGGCACAGCCCTTGTTCACTCCCATCGAGCTCGGTGGCATCGAGCTCAAGAACCGCATCGTGATGGCGCCGATGACCCGCTCACGCGCCATCGGCAACGTGCCCAACGAGCTGATGGCCAGGTATTACGGGCTGCGCGCGGCGGCCGGCCTGATCGTTGCCGAGGGCACTTCGCCTTCTCCCAACGGTCTGGGCTATCCCCGCATTCCGGGGATCTTCTCGCCCGCCCAGGTCGCCGGCTGGCGTCAGGTCACCCAGGCGGTGCATGCCGGCGCGGGCCGCATCTTCGTCCAGCTCATGCACACCGGACGCGTCGGCCATCCGGCCAACCTGCCGCCCGGGGCCAGGCTGCTCGCGCCCTCCGCGATCGCGGCGCCCGGCGAGATCTGGACCGACACCCAGGGCATGCAGCCCTATCCCACGCCCAGCGCGATGAGCGAGGCGGACATCGCCGCCGCCATCGAGGAGTTCGCGCAAGGCTGCCGCAACGCCATCGAAGCCGGGTTCGACGGCGTCGAACTGCATGGCGCCAATGGCTACCTCATCGATCAGTTCCTGAACACCGCATCCAACCAGCGCGACGACCGCTGGGGCGGCAGTATCGAGAACCGCATCCGGTTCGCCGTCGAGGTGGCCCGCGCCGCGGCGGCGGCGATCGGCGCCCACCGCGTAGGCATGCGTATCTCGCCCTATGGCGTGTTCAACGGCATGCAGCCGGATGCCGACACCGACGCGCTCTACGTGCGACTGGCCCAGGAACTCAGCGACATCAGCCTGGTTTACCTGCACATCGTCGATCACAGCTCGATGGGCGCGCCGGAAGTGCCGATGACGATCAAGACCCGGCTGCGCGAGGTCTTCAAGCATCGCTACATCCTCTCCGGCGGTTACGACGCCGCGCGTGCCAATGCCGACCTGGCCACCGGTCGCTGCGACCTCGTCGCCTTCGGCCGCCCGTTCATCGCCAACCCGGACCTCGTCGAGCGCCTGCGCACCGGCGCGCCGCTCAAGACCCCCGACGAGCGCACCTTCTATACCCCCGGTCCCGAGGGTTATACCGAGCTTTGA
- a CDS encoding MASE1 domain-containing protein has product MRRDGKGASWLQQAAVAVAYAIGFCVLREWSFSHWLLFVGLRLGALLLVPYRYWPALVVGELLPLAQLSLDCLPDFGWLWSLLVLIPPIALAMPVAYLCRERLRLFTKGGEVDMGVLLLCTLLVSVVWTLSNTAVLLAARLPSDYPALHYPLLIGRWFLGNYLGALTVVPLVLIAYQECPRSPWRAWVSRLSRSPLFRAAIGLLLPSLLALVWLARVAPPELEQLARMAMFFPVVWLALRHGWRGAAVGGTAASIAVVLTMPARYDYGTLVAQVFIAFTISTMLLFGARMGALLRRERQGHDQARATLALAQRNVLIGEMQLQQASLALEQARESVQTTYGQLIGRLRHLLPDTDERGYHRQAVAAQEHMYFLADSLYPQVWRERGLVGALREGVLARLLGQAGIAYWCDFSGQSLGRLSPAVHLTVYRLSNEAVTFLCSRREVSEVHVRVRSGTRQGRRWVMLCIHGRGHDARLKRVRWEALLPRLTRLTSGLGLDALHDRARVFEGGLDMRRTGTASRIRIVLLDPRQAAGDDAMSMDAWR; this is encoded by the coding sequence ATGCGCAGGGACGGAAAGGGGGCATCCTGGTTGCAGCAGGCGGCAGTGGCGGTGGCCTATGCCATCGGCTTTTGCGTGTTGCGCGAATGGTCGTTTTCACACTGGTTGCTCTTCGTCGGCCTGCGCCTGGGCGCATTGCTGCTGGTGCCCTATCGCTACTGGCCTGCCCTGGTGGTCGGCGAACTGCTGCCGCTCGCCCAGCTCAGCCTGGATTGCCTGCCCGATTTCGGCTGGCTGTGGTCGCTGCTCGTACTGATCCCGCCGATCGCCCTTGCCATGCCGGTGGCCTACCTGTGCCGCGAACGCCTGCGCTTGTTCACGAAGGGCGGCGAGGTCGACATGGGCGTGCTGCTGCTGTGCACCTTGCTGGTGTCGGTGGTGTGGACTTTGAGCAATACGGCGGTGCTGCTGGCTGCCCGGCTGCCATCCGATTATCCAGCCTTGCACTACCCGTTGCTGATCGGCCGCTGGTTTCTCGGCAACTATCTGGGTGCGCTCACCGTAGTCCCGCTGGTGCTCATCGCCTACCAGGAATGTCCGCGCAGCCCATGGCGCGCATGGGTTTCGCGCCTGTCCCGCAGTCCGCTGTTCCGGGCCGCGATCGGCCTGTTGTTGCCGAGTCTGCTCGCGCTGGTCTGGCTTGCCCGCGTGGCGCCGCCGGAACTCGAGCAGCTCGCGCGCATGGCCATGTTCTTCCCGGTGGTCTGGCTGGCCTTGCGCCACGGTTGGCGCGGGGCCGCCGTGGGCGGTACCGCGGCCAGCATCGCAGTGGTGTTGACCATGCCCGCGCGCTATGACTATGGCACGCTGGTGGCGCAGGTGTTCATCGCCTTCACCATCAGCACGATGCTGTTGTTCGGCGCCCGGATGGGGGCCTTGCTGCGCCGCGAACGCCAGGGTCACGACCAGGCCCGCGCGACCCTGGCGCTGGCGCAGCGCAACGTGCTGATCGGCGAGATGCAGTTGCAGCAGGCCTCGCTGGCGCTCGAACAGGCCCGTGAATCGGTGCAGACCACCTACGGACAGTTGATCGGTCGCTTGCGCCATCTGCTTCCGGACACCGACGAGCGCGGCTATCACCGCCAGGCGGTCGCAGCCCAGGAGCACATGTACTTCCTGGCCGACAGCCTGTATCCGCAGGTCTGGCGTGAACGCGGCCTCGTCGGCGCGCTGCGCGAAGGCGTCCTGGCGCGCCTGCTCGGGCAGGCCGGCATCGCCTATTGGTGCGATTTCAGCGGCCAATCGCTCGGACGTCTCTCACCGGCAGTCCATCTCACCGTGTACCGGTTGAGCAACGAAGCGGTGACCTTCCTCTGTTCGCGCCGGGAAGTGAGCGAAGTCCATGTGCGTGTGCGCAGCGGTACGCGCCAAGGCCGCCGGTGGGTCATGCTGTGTATCCATGGACGAGGCCATGACGCGCGTCTCAAGCGCGTGCGCTGGGAAGCGCTGCTGCCGCGGCTGACCCGGCTGACCAGCGGACTGGGCCTGGATGCGTTGCATGATCGCGCTCGGGTCTTCGAGGGTGGGCTGGACATGCGTCGTACCGGTACGGCCAGCCGCATTCGTATCGTGCTGCTCGATCCCCGCCAGGCGGCCGGCGACGATGCCATGTCGATGGACGCCTGGCGGTAA
- a CDS encoding type II toxin-antitoxin system RelB/DinJ family antitoxin gives MPEINHVVPGFPPPVLWAALPERPSSAMGLTVSDAVRILLKRVVNEQAFPLELKVPNAQTRAAMEEARAMAKARTARYDSADALIDDLEKARQQ, from the coding sequence TTGCCTGAAATCAACCACGTGGTGCCGGGTTTCCCGCCACCTGTGCTGTGGGCGGCCTTGCCGGAACGGCCATCATCGGCCATGGGGCTGACCGTGTCCGACGCTGTGCGCATCCTGCTCAAGCGCGTGGTGAACGAACAGGCCTTCCCGTTGGAGTTGAAGGTGCCCAACGCCCAGACCCGCGCGGCGATGGAAGAAGCCCGCGCCATGGCCAAGGCGCGCACCGCCCGTTATGACTCCGCCGATGCCCTGATCGATGACCTCGAAAAAGCCCGCCAGCAATAG
- a CDS encoding type II toxin-antitoxin system ParD family antitoxin produces the protein MPTRNVVLTDHQAALVEHLVASGRYQNASEVLREGLRLVEQREAEDASRLEALRAAAKAGIADIEAGRYKTFDTKESLRAHLKAVTAQTLAQA, from the coding sequence ATGCCGACGCGCAATGTTGTCCTCACCGATCACCAGGCCGCGCTGGTAGAGCATTTGGTCGCCAGCGGCCGCTACCAGAACGCCAGCGAAGTGCTGCGCGAGGGCTTGCGTCTTGTCGAACAACGCGAGGCCGAGGACGCCAGCCGCCTCGAAGCGCTGCGCGCCGCCGCCAAGGCGGGCATCGCCGATATCGAAGCGGGACGCTACAAGACGTTCGATACCAAGGAATCCTTGCGCGCTCACCTGAAGGCCGTGACAGCCCAAACGCTCGCCCAAGCATGA